The Methanosarcina barkeri MS DNA window AACAATTTTATACACAGAAGTTCCAGATATATAAAACCTCAGAGGAAAAATGGAGTTATGGTAAACTTATTTAATAAATGGAAGGTATAGGAGTAATATATGCCTGGTAATATAATATAAATAACTGATAATCAAATGTACGTCTAACCAATAACTGATTATCAAAAGTACTTCTAACCAGTAGCTGGTTATCAAATGTACGTCTAGCCAATAACTAATTATCAAATGAGCCTCTAACCGACAAATTATTATTCGGATAGGGTTACAGGCTATAAAGGGGGTTTCTCTGGATAGGAAGACTGGACCGAAAATTCAAGGCATGAAAGTTCCATTACAAACACTCCGGGGTGAAAATCTACCTTATCAAAGGCATTGAAATAAAAAGACGTCTAATATACAAAACGGGTAGCTCCATAATGTGCAGTCCAGAGAAATTGGAAAACCCGGTGTCCATTTATTTTATACGATCATTAAACTAAAAGTTATTATCAAAAAGACAACTATTTTCGGGATGATCTATGGAAGAAATACAGTTGAAGGTTGAAAAAGCATATCCTATCGACCTTGGAAGAGGAATTATCCGACTTGACCCTACAACTTTGCTGAAGCTTCAGCTCTCACCAGGCGACATCGTGGAAATAAGAGGTAAGAAAAAGACCACGGCAAAGGTATGGAGAGCTGACAGGCAGGACTGGGACCAGGGACTCGTGAGAATTGATAACTTCATCCGGCAAAATGCAGGCGTTTCCATAGGAGAGAAGGTAACTATCAAAAAAGTTGAAGCTCCGGAAGCAAAAAAGCTTGTTTTGGCGCTTCCTGAAAGCATGATGCAGGGGGGACCTGAACTTCAGTTTGGGGAACATGCAAATGAAATCATAAAACGGCATATTCTCAAAAGGCCGGTTTTCAGGGGGGACATCATTCCTATAATAAATTCGATGTCTCAGCCAATGACAGAATCCCTTACTACAAGCCAGGTAATCCCTCTGGTTGCTGTTGAGACTGACCCTGCAAACACGATTGTTCTTGTTACGGAAGCGACGCTTATCGAACTTCGTAAAAAGCCGGTTCAGGGGTATGAAAAAGCAACCCGGGGCGTGACTACTTATGAAGATATAGGAGGCCTCGGGGCTGAGATCATGCGTGTCCGGGAAATGATAGAGCTGCCCATGAAGCATCCTGAACTTTTCGCCCACCTTAATATCGAACCTCCGAAAGGAGTTATTCTCTATGGCCCACCCGGAACCGGAAAAACTCTGATTGCAAAAGCCGTAGCCAATGAATCCGGGGCAAGTTTCCATTACATTGCCGGCCCTGAAATTGTAGGGAAATTCTATGGAGAAAGTGAAGAAAGGCTAAGGAAGATCTTCGAGGAAGCAACTCAGGATGCGCCGTCGGTTATTTTTATTGATGAAATTGATTCCATTGCTCCTAAAAGAGAGAATGTAACAGGGGAAGTGGAAAGGCGTGTGGTCGCCCAGCTCTTGACTCTGCTTGACGGGATGGTAGAGAGAGGCCAGGTTGTGGTTATAGGAGCCACAAATCGTGTGGATGCGATTGATCCGGCACTCCGAAGACCAGGCCGCTTTGACAGAGAAATCCATATAGGTGTGCCTGATACCAAAGACAGATATGAAATCCTCCAGATCCATACCAGGGGTATGCCCATAGAAAGGGATGAGGAACCCGAGGAAATCGAAAAAGTCGAAACCGAAGCGGATGAAGCTGCCCTGGAGAGGGAAAGGAAAGAAAAGGCAGATAAATATCTGATGTATTTGGCTGAAAGGACCCAGGGGTTTGTAGGCGCAGATCTGCTGGCTCTTGTACAGGAAGCTGCCATGCGGTGCCTGAGGGAAAATCTGCCTGACCTTGATCTGGAAAATGAACCAGTTCCTCCTGAAAGGCTGGAAAAAATCGTTGTAACCAAGAAAAACTTTGAAGATGCCCTGATGGAGGCCGAACCCTCTGCTCTAAGAGAAATTTATGTTGAAATGCCCACAGTTAGCTGGAATGATGTTGGAGGGCTCGATGAAGCAAAGCAGTCCATTACTGAGGCTGTGGAATGGCCCATTAAAAATCCGGAAAAGTTCGCTCACATGGGTATAAAAGCTCCAAGAGGAATTTTGCTTTACGGCCCTCCAGGAACTGGAAAGACCCTGATAGCGAAGGCTGTTGCCAAAGAGTCAAATGCTAACTTTATAAGCGTCAAAGGGCCTGAGATTTTCTCAAAGTGGCTTGGAGAATCGGAAAAAGCTATCAGGGAGACCTTCAGGAAAGCACGACAGGTCGCTCCCTGTGTGATTTTCTTTGACGAAATTGATTCGATTGCTTCTATGCCAGGGATGGAATCTACTGACAGTCACACTTCTGAGAGGGTGCTTAACCAGCTTCTGACCGAGATGGACGGGCTTGAGTCTCTTAGAGATGTGGTGGTGATTGCCGCAACCAATCGCCCTAACCTTCTGGACCCTGCGATCCTGCGTCCAGGACGTTTTGACAGGTTGGTTTATATTGGTTCTCCTGACAAGAAAGGCAGGCTTAAAATCTTCAGGATCCATACAAAGGGTACACCTCTTGCTGATGATGTGGACCTTGAAGCCCTTGCCGACATAACTGAAGGGTATGTAGGTGCCGATATTGAGTCCGTTTGCAGGGAAGCCGTAATGATTGCCCTGAGGGAGAATTTCGATGCAGAATCTGTAGAAATGAGACACTTCAGGGAAGCTCTGAAGAAGGTAAAACCCACAATTACGGAGAATATCGCTCAGTTCTACGAAAAGATCGAGGCACAGTTTAAGGGAGGCCAGAGACTTACAGAAACAGCTGGCTATATCGGTTACAGGTAAAACTGCAGGCTAGAATTACATTTAAGGGTTACTGGTAAAAATTACAGGTAAAAATTACAGGTAAAAATTACAGGTAAAAATTACAGGTAAAAATTACAGGTAAAAATTACAGGTAAAAATTACAGGTAAAAATTACAGGTAAAAATTACAGGTAAAAATTACAGGTAAAAATTACAGGTAAAAATTACGGTAAGAATTTAATCCAGTAACTCTTTAGAAGATTAGTTTTAAAAGGAAAAAGTTTTAAAGATCCTGGTTTCAAATGGAATAAAATATTCAAAGTGGAAATCAAGCTTTACCCAAACCGATAATATACTGCCAACGGAGATACGATCAAAATGTCAAAGGAATTTGCAAAGAACCTCTTTAACAAGCAGGTCATGGCTACCGACGGAACAGAAATAGGAATTTTGAATAACGTTGTAGTCGAGATTAAAGGGGGAAACATTATTGACATGGTGGTTG harbors:
- a CDS encoding CDC48 family AAA ATPase, whose translation is MEEIQLKVEKAYPIDLGRGIIRLDPTTLLKLQLSPGDIVEIRGKKKTTAKVWRADRQDWDQGLVRIDNFIRQNAGVSIGEKVTIKKVEAPEAKKLVLALPESMMQGGPELQFGEHANEIIKRHILKRPVFRGDIIPIINSMSQPMTESLTTSQVIPLVAVETDPANTIVLVTEATLIELRKKPVQGYEKATRGVTTYEDIGGLGAEIMRVREMIELPMKHPELFAHLNIEPPKGVILYGPPGTGKTLIAKAVANESGASFHYIAGPEIVGKFYGESEERLRKIFEEATQDAPSVIFIDEIDSIAPKRENVTGEVERRVVAQLLTLLDGMVERGQVVVIGATNRVDAIDPALRRPGRFDREIHIGVPDTKDRYEILQIHTRGMPIERDEEPEEIEKVETEADEAALERERKEKADKYLMYLAERTQGFVGADLLALVQEAAMRCLRENLPDLDLENEPVPPERLEKIVVTKKNFEDALMEAEPSALREIYVEMPTVSWNDVGGLDEAKQSITEAVEWPIKNPEKFAHMGIKAPRGILLYGPPGTGKTLIAKAVAKESNANFISVKGPEIFSKWLGESEKAIRETFRKARQVAPCVIFFDEIDSIASMPGMESTDSHTSERVLNQLLTEMDGLESLRDVVVIAATNRPNLLDPAILRPGRFDRLVYIGSPDKKGRLKIFRIHTKGTPLADDVDLEALADITEGYVGADIESVCREAVMIALRENFDAESVEMRHFREALKKVKPTITENIAQFYEKIEAQFKGGQRLTETAGYIGYR
- a CDS encoding PRC-barrel domain-containing protein, producing the protein MSKEFAKNLFNKQVMATDGTEIGILNNVVVEIKGGNIIDMVVAPNVNLDTSRYRKADNFILVPFDSVSAIKDYIIIDKMKAKIN